A genomic region of Euwallacea fornicatus isolate EFF26 chromosome 32, ASM4011564v1, whole genome shotgun sequence contains the following coding sequences:
- the LOC136348341 gene encoding PIH1 domain-containing protein 1-like isoform X2 encodes MKVFVNICTTDAIPPPKDITEAELDDIIEAEDSGSFKVPMSIAELRTEKDKNELDAKVVDIAVHPTFLQKVQTYQNFKHFLIALIFQALLDKYGLLCEDKKVILTNKKVFGTLQTHRIQQRDIDEKMGKLQENQSVMSELTGESKDPAKKVLIETISSMENKTRVPEYRLFKKKNGLNCLFAEFKFPDVISAKDINLDVGEDRIIVESQSKGYFLDIFVPCCIRAEKSTSSFDKALKVLSVKMPLVGG; translated from the exons ATGAAGGTGTTCGTAAATATTTGCACCACCGATGCCATTCCGCCCCCTAAAGACATTACCGAAGCTGAGTTAGACGACATTATTGAAGCTGAAGATTCCGGAAGCTTCAA GGTTCCAATGAGTATAGCAGAATTGAGGACTGAAAAGGACAAAAATGAACTCGACGCCAAAGTGGTGGATATCGCTGTTCACCccacattccttcaaaaagTCCAAACTTACCAGAACTTCAAGCACTTCTTAATCGCTCTTATCTTTCAAGCTTTGCTGGACAAATATG gtCTGCTGTGCGAGGACAAAAAAGTAATCCTTACTAACAAGAAGGTATTTGGTACGTTGCAAACCCATCGAATTCAACAACGAGACATCGATGAGAAGATGGGAAAATTGCAGGAGAACCAATCTGTGATGAGCGAATTAACGGGAGAAAGCAAGGATCCAGCAAAAAAGGTTCTTATTGAAACTATATCTTCCATGGAGAATAAGACCAGAGTACCGGAATACAGGTTATTCAAGAAGAAAAATGGACTGAACTGCTTATTTGCGGAGTTTAAATTCCCAGATGTT ATATCTGCAAAAGATATCAATCTGGACGTTGGAGAAGATCGGATAATCGTAGAGTCGCAATCCAAAGGTTATTTTCTAGATATTTTCGTACCTTGCTGTATTCGAGCTGAAAAAAGTACTTCCTCTTTTGATAAAGCCTTAAAG GTGCTGAGTGTGAAAATGCCTTTGGTCGGAGGATGA
- the LOC136348340 gene encoding sphingosine-1-phosphate phosphatase 2-like, giving the protein MERLGDPVLVTKIQNFFGIETPVNPNKSAKELKRENSNYIIKNKFWYYLFVFGTALGDEIFYTTFIPFWFWNIDGAVGRRVVLVWTLVMYIGQSIKDLVRWPRPGPPVVQLQEKWALEYGFPSTHAMVGVSIPLSVILYTMNRYEYNVGVGLAVAFLWCIVICLSRLYLGMHSVLDIVAGLLLALTLMIPLVPLVDYLDSYFLTNPIAPILLFTSSILMIIYYPNSEKWTPTRGDTTMILSVCIGVLVGAWLNYQTGLMTKSNLPLPRMIMWPSWSMLGCMILRTGIGFFFVLLIRQMFKSISYSFICMLLKEDETRLKQTENTLQNKHKTIVELGCKYVTCGMIGFNILYTLPQLFRLLRIERMTFFTEI; this is encoded by the exons atgGAGAGGTTAGGAGACCCTGTTTTGGtgacaaaaattcaaaatttttttggaattgaGACTCCCGTCAACCCAAACAAAAgtgcaaaagaactcaaacgAGAAAACTCAAACtatatcataaaaaataagttctGGTATTATCTGTTCGTATTTGGGACAGCATTAggagatgaaattttttatacaaCTTTTATTCCATTTTGGTTTTGGAACATTGATGGGGCCGTTGGAAGAAGAGTGGTGCTGGTCTGGACACTTGTTATGTATATAG gtCAAAGTATTAAGGATTTGGTGAGATGGCCTCGCCCAGGTCCTCCAGTGGTCCagctccaagaaaaatgggcGTTGGAATATGGTTTCCCTTCTACCCACGCTATGGTTGGGGTATCTATACCACTTTCTGTTATTTTATACACCATGAATAGATACGAGTATAACGTCGGTGTGGGGCTGGCAGTCGCGTTTCTCTGGTGTATAGTAATTTGCCTTAGTCGTTTGTATTTAGGAATGCATAGTGTTTTG GATATTGTAGCTGGCCTGTTGCTAGCCCTGACCCTCATGATCCCATTGGTGCCGTTAGTGGATTATTTAGATAGTTATTTTCTGACCAATCCTATAGCACCAATTTTACTCTTCACATCCTCAATTCTAATGATAATTTATTATCCTAACAGCGAGAAATGGACACCGACACg AGGTGACACTACAATGATTCTCTCAGTGTGCATTGGTGTTCTTGTGGGAGCTTGGCTCAATTATCAAACAGGCCTGATGACAAAGTCAAACCTACCTCTACCACGGATGATTATGTGGCCCTCATGGAGCATGCTAGGTTGCATGATATTAAGAACTGGAATAGGATTTTTCTTTGTTCTGCTAATTAGACAGATGTTTAAAAGTATCTCATACAGTTTCATTTGCATGCTTTTAAAAGAAGATGAGACTCGATTGAAGCAGACAGAGAAcactttgcaaaataagcataagaCTATTGTGGAGCTGGGATGCAAATATGTAACTTGTGGCATGATTGGGTTTAACATTTTGTATACTTTGCCACAATTATTCAGGCTTTTACGAATTGAAAGGATGACTTTTTTCactgaaatttga
- the Nop56 gene encoding nucleolar protein 56: MANLFVLFEHAAGYGVFKVKEFEEIGMILPQLEASIHDLPKFKSIVQLVSFAPFKTALKALENINAISEGLMTEDLHQVLDVTIPKGKKTTLGVSDPKLAASISEALGFKCSHIGIIPEIIRGIRYHFHHLVKGFTLKSSGIAQLGLGHSYSRAKIKFNVHRVDNMIIQSIALLDQLDKDINTFSMRIREWYSYHFPELVQIVPENYIFAKVAKFIKNRKDLSEESLEGLEEITMDSGKAQAILVASRSSMGMDISPIDLLNIEMFASRVISLSDYRKELAEYLRSKMGDVAPNLGSLIGEQVGARLIAHAGSLTNLAKCPASTVQILGAEKALFRALKTRGNTPKYGLLFHSTFIGRAGPKNKGRISRYLANKCSIASRIDCFTEIPNRVFGEKLKQQVEDRLKFYETGNIPKKNIEVMQEAIEEVKHLVTSENKKKKKKKRTASDALNNSEANGTEVDESLEPPRKKKKKSLNGVS; the protein is encoded by the exons ATG GCGAACCTCTTCGTCCTTTTCGAACATGCCGCCGGTTACGGCGTCTTCAAAGTTAAGGAATTTGAGGAGATTGGCATGATATTGCCGCAACTGGAAGCGTCCATCCATGAtcttccaaaatttaaaagcattgTTCAGCTGGTTAGCTTCGCCCCATTTAAAACTGCTTTAAAAGCTCTCGAAAATATAAATGCTATATCTGAAGGTTTGATGACCGAGGATTTGCATCAAGTATTAGATGTTACGATACCTAAAGGAAAGAAGACCACCTTGGGTGTTAGCGATCCTAAATTGGCGGCATCTATTAGTGAGGCCTTGGGTTTCAAATGTAGTCACATAGGAATTATTCCAGAAATTATCAGAG GCATCCGCTATCATTTCCACCATTTGGTGAAAGGATTTACTCTCAAAAGTTCTGGAATTGCACAATTGGGTCTTGGTCATTCATACTCAAGagcaaaaataaagtttaatgtGCATAGAGTTGACAATATGATAATCCAGTCGATTGCTTTATTAGATCAACTAGATAAGGACATTAACACTTTTTCGATGAGGATCAG AGAGTGGTACTCATATCACTTCCCAGAACTCGTTCAAATTGTGCCTGAGAACTACATTTTTGCTAAAGtagcaaaatttataaaaaaccGTAAAGACTTGTCTGAGGAGTCATTGGAAGGTCTTGAAGAAATCACCATGGATTCTGGAAAAGCACAAGCCATTTTGGTGGCATCTAGGTCTAGTATGGGTATGGACATTAGTCCTATTGATTTACTCAACATTGAGATGTTTGCATCGCGGGTTATTTCACTATCTGACTATAGGAAAGAA TTAGCTGAATATTTGAGGTCAAAAATGGGCGACGTGGCACCGAATTTAGGCTCATTAATTGGGGAGCAAGTAGGGGCAAGGTTAATAGCCCATGCCGGTTCACTTACCAATTTGGCCAAGTGTCCTGCATCAACAGTTCAAATATTGGGCGCCGAAAAGGCCCTCTTCAGAGCCTTAAAGACACGGG gaaacacCCCTAAATACGGGTTGCTATTCCATTCGACATTTATTGGACGAGCTGGTCCAAAGAACAAAGGCCGAATCTCTAGATATTTGGCGAATAAATGTTCTATTGCATCTAGAATTGACTGCTTTACTGAAATTCCAAATCGTGTTTTTGGAGAAAAGTTAAAGCAACAG gtgGAAGACAGACTTAAGTTTTATGAAACtggaaatattccaaaaaaaaatattgaggtAATGCAGGAGGCGATCGAAGAAGTCAAACATCTTGTTACTtctgaaaacaaaaagaagaagaaaaaaaag cgCACCGCATCAGACGCCTTGAATAATAGTGAGGCAAATGGAACTGAAGTGGATGAAAGTTTGGAGCcgccaagaaaaaaaaaaaagaagagcCTTAATGGtgtttcttaa